A genomic segment from Desulforegula conservatrix Mb1Pa encodes:
- a CDS encoding enoyl-CoA hydratase/isomerase family protein, which translates to MDLKNVLLEKNNHVATITINRPSANSWNLGLMEDFEKAVNDVENDKNIRAIIITGAGEKCFSAGFDVSDAANAEKTASMGRTLWRRVDRFSKPVIAAINGHALGGGLELAMCCHFRIMTDNEQARIGLTELNLGIIPGWGGTQRLMMITGRAKALDMILFSQRLSAHEALEAGLVNEVVPAGKLIEKAMEFAEKMVARPPLAVSGVLKAMSAGIYEGVDAGLKVEAEMTEIVMKSMDAVEGFTAFIEKRQPKFKGE; encoded by the coding sequence ATGGATCTTAAAAACGTTCTGCTCGAAAAAAACAATCATGTTGCGACCATCACCATTAACAGGCCGTCTGCAAATTCATGGAACCTCGGATTAATGGAAGATTTTGAAAAGGCTGTCAATGATGTGGAAAATGATAAGAATATAAGGGCCATCATAATCACAGGCGCTGGTGAGAAGTGTTTTTCAGCAGGATTTGATGTAAGTGATGCTGCAAATGCAGAAAAGACTGCCTCAATGGGCAGGACTCTATGGCGCCGTGTTGACCGTTTTTCTAAACCTGTTATTGCAGCGATAAACGGACATGCTCTCGGCGGCGGGCTTGAGCTTGCTATGTGCTGCCATTTCAGAATAATGACGGATAATGAACAGGCAAGGATAGGTCTCACAGAGCTTAATCTCGGCATTATTCCAGGATGGGGAGGAACACAGCGTCTCATGATGATTACAGGCAGGGCTAAGGCTCTTGATATGATTCTTTTCAGCCAGCGTTTGTCGGCTCATGAAGCCCTTGAGGCTGGCCTTGTTAACGAAGTTGTCCCAGCTGGGAAACTCATTGAAAAAGCCATGGAGTTTGCGGAAAAAATGGTGGCAAGACCTCCTCTTGCAGTTTCCGGAGTTCTTAAGGCCATGTCAGCAGGGATATATGAGGGCGTAGATGCTGGATTAAAAGTTGAGGCTGAAATGACTGAGATTGTTATGAAATCAATGGATGCTGTGGAAGGATTTACAGCGTTTATTGAAAAGCGCCAGCCAAAATTCAAGGGAGAATAA
- a CDS encoding sigma-54-dependent Fis family transcriptional regulator: protein MMVFERLLYEISSKFVNLPASEVDQEINDAIRQVVEFLGIDQSVFGEFKDDGNSLQISHGFTAHIWPETPGIILNSIVPNIIQRLKRGEVVNLSKLPADIPEDWKEEREYAERVGLKSCVGISLKIGGSVLGVIIFESYRKYQNWTEQSIQHMRLLAQIFASALERKQTDIKLRKAFKKIHELSEHLKAENRYLRETIISQTRYENVIGKSQAIRQVLGKIEQVAGTDSTVLLLGETGTGKTMFAQLVHMLSKRKKKTMIKVNCAAVPGNLLESEFFGHEKGAFTGAAARKIGRFEIANGSTLFLDEIGELPLDLQAKLLRVLDDGEFERLGSAYPIKVDVRIIAATNRDLFKMVHEGRFRSDLFYRLNVYPVHVPPLRARNEDIPDMVWAFVKEFSKSMDRSIKHISEKDMEAVINYHWPGNIRELKNVVENAMISNQGETLHIQPPENTQIDARKALSFEDAERDHIITVLKKTGGRIKGIGGAAEILMLKPSTLYSKMKRLGISPDMTIES from the coding sequence ATGATGGTTTTCGAGCGACTTCTTTATGAAATATCATCCAAGTTTGTAAATCTGCCTGCGTCTGAGGTCGATCAGGAGATCAATGACGCCATTCGGCAGGTTGTCGAATTTTTAGGCATAGACCAGAGCGTTTTCGGTGAATTCAAGGACGACGGAAACTCACTTCAGATAAGCCATGGATTCACCGCGCATATATGGCCTGAAACGCCCGGAATCATACTCAATTCAATAGTTCCTAATATTATACAAAGGCTGAAACGCGGAGAAGTGGTCAATCTTTCCAAGCTGCCCGCAGATATCCCTGAAGATTGGAAAGAAGAAAGGGAGTATGCTGAAAGGGTCGGCCTGAAATCATGCGTTGGCATAAGCCTCAAGATCGGAGGTTCTGTTCTTGGAGTAATTATTTTTGAATCATATAGAAAATATCAGAACTGGACAGAACAGTCCATCCAGCATATGCGTCTGCTTGCCCAGATTTTTGCCAGCGCTCTTGAAAGAAAACAGACAGATATCAAACTTAGAAAAGCGTTTAAAAAAATTCATGAACTGTCAGAGCATCTCAAGGCTGAAAACAGATATCTGCGTGAAACCATAATAAGCCAGACCCGTTATGAGAACGTGATAGGAAAAAGTCAGGCCATAAGGCAGGTGCTTGGTAAAATTGAGCAAGTCGCAGGAACTGATTCCACTGTACTGCTTCTTGGCGAGACAGGAACTGGCAAGACCATGTTCGCACAGCTTGTCCACATGCTCAGCAAACGCAAGAAAAAAACCATGATCAAGGTAAACTGCGCAGCTGTTCCGGGGAATCTTCTGGAAAGCGAATTTTTCGGCCATGAAAAGGGTGCGTTTACTGGCGCTGCCGCAAGAAAAATCGGACGTTTTGAGATAGCTAATGGTTCGACCCTTTTTCTGGATGAAATAGGAGAACTGCCCCTTGATCTTCAGGCCAAGCTGTTAAGGGTTCTTGATGACGGAGAATTTGAAAGACTCGGAAGCGCCTATCCCATAAAAGTTGACGTCAGGATCATTGCTGCCACAAACAGAGACCTCTTCAAAATGGTTCATGAGGGCAGGTTCAGATCTGATCTTTTTTACCGCCTCAATGTTTATCCGGTTCATGTGCCTCCTCTAAGGGCAAGAAATGAAGACATTCCTGATATGGTATGGGCATTTGTGAAAGAATTTTCCAAATCCATGGATCGGAGCATTAAACACATTTCTGAAAAAGACATGGAAGCAGTTATAAATTACCACTGGCCCGGAAATATCAGGGAACTGAAAAACGTGGTGGAAAACGCCATGATATCAAACCAGGGAGAAACCCTCCACATCCAGCCCCCTGAAAATACACAAATAGATGCACGCAAAGCCCTCAGCTTTGAAGATGCTGAAAGGGATCACATAATAACAGTTCTTAAAAAAACAGGAGGGCGCATCAAAGGCATTGGCGGTGCGGCCGAAATTCTTATGCTCAAACCATCCACGCTTTATTCCAAGATGAAAAGGCTTGGAATTTCTCCTGATATGACCATAGAATCATAA